From the genome of Leptospirales bacterium:
TCTCGAGGCTTACTCCCTGGGAGCGGCGGAAGCCATTGCCAAACCAAAGTTCGGTCTGCGCGATTTCCTCAGCGAATCCGCAGAGGAAATTCTGCGCGCAGTGAAGTCCGCAGCGCGCGCTGATGTGCGCAAACTCTTTCCGCTGACAACGGGCGCGCGCCTTGCCGCGCCCGTCTCCGTTGTGCAGCCCGAACCTGCCATAACCGTCGCCCGTGAGGCGACTGTCGAACCCGCCGCAGCCGGCAGCGCCTTGATACTGATCGGGGCCTCCACCGGCGGAACAACGGCCCTGGAACAAATTCTCAGCGAACTGCCGGCAGGCTGTCCGCCAATTTTGATCGTCCAGCATATGCCCGAAAATTTTACGCACGCTTTTGCCCAGCGCCTGGACCAGCGTTGTGCGCTCACCGTACGCGAGGCGGCCGACGGCGAGACGTTGCAGGCCGGACTCTGTCTGCTGGCTCCCGGCGGGAAGCATATGCGTCTTTCGCCAGGCGGTCGCAACGTACAAATATTCGATGGGCCGCTGGTGAATCGGCACAGGCCGTCCGTCGATGTTCTATTTGAGTCCGCGGCCCGTCGGCCGGAGACAGGCGGCGTCCTGGCGCTGCTGCTCACCGGCATGGGAGGCGACGGTTCCAGAGGACTTTTGCATCTGCGCGAGGCCGGGGCCATGACCATCGGCCAGGATCGAGAAAGTTCCGTAGTCTACGGCATGGCAGCCGAAGCTATGAAATTGGGCGCAGTGCAGCAGGAATTGCCGCTGGCGAGGATGCCGGCGGCCATCGTTGAATTTGCAGCGGGACGGCGACGCGCCGCAGGGTAGCACAGATATGAAGTGGATCTACAACCTCCGACTCTGGCAGAAGTTTCTGATTCTGGGGGCGGCGCTGGGCTTCTCACTGGTTTTGCTGGTATTCCTTCTGATCAGTGCGCGTTCCGTACAGATCGACTTTGCGCGCTGGGAGACCTACGGCAATCGCTACTTGCGACCATTGCGCCAGGCGCTGGCGCCGACGCTGGACTACCGCCGCCTGAACACCGCTGGACTGCAGGATACTGACAACGCGGGCGCACAGCGAAATGCCAGTGCCGCCAGTATCGATGAGTCCTTTCAGCGACTGGAAGAGGTGAACGCCGAACTGGAAAACGAACTGGAAACGACGCAGGCGGCCATGCGAGCGCGTAATCGCGAATCTCTGCGACCAACGCAACTGGCCGCGCGCTGGCAAGAATTGCAGGGACGCAGTGAACGCGGCCAGTCTTCACGCGACGAAGTCACACGCTTGATCAAGGATCTGCGCGGACTGTACGCTCACGTCGGCGATACTTCAAAGCTGATCCTTGATCCAGATCTGGATACCTACTACACGATGAGTGTCACCCTGATTCGGCTGCCAGACTACTGGGAGGCTGCTTCCGATCTGAGCGATCTGGCCGAGCTTGCGGCAAACAAGAAGAACCTGGAGTTCCGGGAGCGCGCCGAGCTGCTGCGATTGGCGGCCGTTGTGCGCTCGCACAGTGAAGCGATTCAATCCGAACAGGAGCGTGCATTCACGGAAACGCGCAATTTCTCTGGCAGCGCAACTCTGGAAGAAAAGACCGGTCCGCTACTGCGCAGCTTTCTGGCTGAGAATGAAGAGCTGGTTTCATTTATTGAGAAGAATATCATTCAGAAAGAAAGCGCCGAAGCCTCGCCCTCCGAGGTTAGAAAGCGCGGCGAGAAGGCGTTGGACGCAAGTTTTCGGCTCTTTGACACGGCGCTTGATGAACTCGACGACATGCTGGAAACGCGCATCGGCGGCTTTCGCCGCAGCATGTATATGATATTAGCAGCCGTCGCACTCTCGGTGCTGGTGGCCGCAACGCTGACAGTGTTGATGCTCCGTCAGATCCTCTCTCAAATCTCCAGCGCCATGGAACTGACCGGCAAGCTTTCAGAGGGCGACATGAGCGCGCGCGTCGAGGCCCGCAGCCGCGACGAAATTGGCCGCATGCTTGGGGCGCTCAGCAACATGGCGCAGAGACTTTCTGATATCATTGACGAGATTCGCAATTCCGCCGAATCGATGGCCACGGCTTCCGATCAGGTCAACGCTACCGCCCAATCGCTGGCCCAATCCTCCAGCGAGCAGGCTGCCAGCGTGGAAGAAACCAGCGCCAGTCTGGAAGAGATGAACGCCAGCATTGCACAAAACGCCGACAACGCCACAACCACCGACGACATTGCCACGCGCACCGCCAATGAGGCCCGCGATGGCGGCTCGGCAGTGCAGGAAACGGTGCAGGCAATGCGCAAGATTGCCGAAAAAATATCAATTATTGAAGCCATAGCCTACCAGACCAACCTGCTGGCTCTGAACGCCGCCATCGAAGCGGCGCGCGCCGGCGAACACGGCAAAGGCTTTGCCGTGGTGGCCTCCGAAGTACGCAAGCTTGCCGAACGCAGCCAGGTGGCAGCGCAAGAGATCGGCAGTCTGGCATCCGGCAGCGTGACCATTGCTGAGGGCGCTGGTCGACTGCTCGATCAGATTGTGCCGAACATTCGTCAAACGGCGGATCTGGTGCAAGAAATCAGCGCGGCCTCGCGCGAACAGACCTCCGGCGTCCACCAGATCAGCCTGGCCATTGAGCAGCTGGAAAAGGTCACGCAGCAAAATGCGTCAGCCTCGGAGGAGCTTGCTGCGACGGCCGAAGAGATGAACGCTCAGGCCGCGTCGCTCCAGAATATGATGTCATTTTTCCGGGTCCAGGAACGACGCGGCGCCGCGCCACGTACGCCCAACGCGCCACCGACTGGCCTCAGCTACGCGGCGCCCGCGCCGGTTGCGAGCGACGACGATGCCGGATTTGAGCGTTTCTGACTCGCGCCTGGCCGGGCAGTTCCTCACACTGCGCATTGCCGGCCGACTTTGCGCGATGCCCATCGCCGCCGTGCTGGAAATCATCGAGCGCGCCAGCCTGACCGGCATCCCCGCCAGTCCGCCCTTTGTCGCCGGAATGATGGACATGCGCGGCCGACCGGTGCTGGTACTCGATCCTGCGCAGCGGTTCTTTGGCGCACCTACGATGCCTACACGCGCCAGCTGCATTGTTCTCTTACAGGAGGGCATGACTCCGGGAAAAACGCTGTGCGGCCTCCTGGTTGACAGCGTGCACGATGTCATATCGCTGCAAGATACTTCGCCGGCTGAATTGCCGGACATGGGCTACAGCGCTCAGCTGCAATTCCTGGAAGGCGTGGCAACGATTGGCGGCGAAGTAATTTTCGTACTCAAGCCGGAGGCGATCTGGACGCGCGAGGAGATACAGGCGCTAGATCTGCCGCGCGATTGAGCTAGAAGAAGGTTATGTCGTCAGCGGGCAGGCCCTCGACATCCATTACCGTAAAGATTTCGACTTCGCGCGCCTTGCCACGCAGGGTTTGAGTGCGAAACTTTTTCAGAGGAAAGATTTCGCTTACCTTATCGTAAGTGCTGCGATCAAGCAGCAGGTCGACATTAGCCTTTTTGGTAAGCGATTGAAGGCGACTGGCGGTATTGACCAAATCACCGATGACGGTGTATTCCATGCGTCGATAGGAGCCGACGTTACCGGCAAAGACGCGACCGGTGGTAATGCCCATGCCAATGCGTATGTCTTCTTTCAGGTAAGGCGGCTTGGCCTGGTTAAATAGCTTGGTCATGCCGCGAACGGCGAGAGCCGCGCGCACAGCGTTCTCTGCATCCTGCGGCGATCCAAAGGGGCAACCGAAGGTGGCCAGCAGCGCATCGCCGATCAGCTTGTTTACCGAACCGTGGTTGCTGAATATCAGATCCATGATATCCGTAAACAGTATGCTTAACAAATCGGCCACGTGACGGGGATCAAGATTTTCGCTAATGCTGGTAAAGTTGCGAATGTCAATGAAGAGGATGGAAGCAATCAGGCTTTCGCCGGCCACGTTGGCAAGGTCGCCGCTAACAATTTTACTGACCACATCATCGGAGAAATACTGCAGCAGCAATTTGCGTTCGCCAAGCAGGCGATTCTTAGCTTCCTCGAGTTCGACGCGCTGTCGCTCGCGCTTTACTGTGCTGCCAATGCGCAGCAAAAGTTCGGCCATGCTGAAGGGCT
Proteins encoded in this window:
- a CDS encoding HAMP domain-containing protein — its product is MKWIYNLRLWQKFLILGAALGFSLVLLVFLLISARSVQIDFARWETYGNRYLRPLRQALAPTLDYRRLNTAGLQDTDNAGAQRNASAASIDESFQRLEEVNAELENELETTQAAMRARNRESLRPTQLAARWQELQGRSERGQSSRDEVTRLIKDLRGLYAHVGDTSKLILDPDLDTYYTMSVTLIRLPDYWEAASDLSDLAELAANKKNLEFRERAELLRLAAVVRSHSEAIQSEQERAFTETRNFSGSATLEEKTGPLLRSFLAENEELVSFIEKNIIQKESAEASPSEVRKRGEKALDASFRLFDTALDELDDMLETRIGGFRRSMYMILAAVALSVLVAATLTVLMLRQILSQISSAMELTGKLSEGDMSARVEARSRDEIGRMLGALSNMAQRLSDIIDEIRNSAESMATASDQVNATAQSLAQSSSEQAASVEETSASLEEMNASIAQNADNATTTDDIATRTANEARDGGSAVQETVQAMRKIAEKISIIEAIAYQTNLLALNAAIEAARAGEHGKGFAVVASEVRKLAERSQVAAQEIGSLASGSVTIAEGAGRLLDQIVPNIRQTADLVQEISAASREQTSGVHQISLAIEQLEKVTQQNASASEELAATAEEMNAQAASLQNMMSFFRVQERRGAAPRTPNAPPTGLSYAAPAPVASDDDAGFERF
- a CDS encoding chemotaxis protein CheW, with amino-acid sequence MSVSDSRLAGQFLTLRIAGRLCAMPIAAVLEIIERASLTGIPASPPFVAGMMDMRGRPVLVLDPAQRFFGAPTMPTRASCIVLLQEGMTPGKTLCGLLVDSVHDVISLQDTSPAELPDMGYSAQLQFLEGVATIGGEVIFVLKPEAIWTREEIQALDLPRD
- a CDS encoding response regulator, whose protein sequence is MSEARPRVLIVDSDDETVARFEQLLAITGYEVFFHRQRSGLVEAMLRIQPTLIIVAEIVEDAKGLDLLDEVRSHPNLEEAPALLLADHPDEEMVITSLARGVVDIIRKPFSMAELLLRIGSTVKRERQRVELEEAKNRLLGERKLLLQYFSDDVVSKIVSGDLANVAGESLIASILFIDIRNFTSISENLDPRHVADLLSILFTDIMDLIFSNHGSVNKLIGDALLATFGCPFGSPQDAENAVRAALAVRGMTKLFNQAKPPYLKEDIRIGMGITTGRVFAGNVGSYRRMEYTVIGDLVNTASRLQSLTKKANVDLLLDRSTYDKVSEIFPLKKFRTQTLRGKAREVEIFTVMDVEGLPADDITFF
- a CDS encoding chemotaxis response regulator protein-glutamate methylesterase translates to MSETQSTVLVIDDSAVVREVLSFVIQSDPSLRLLGTASDPIFALQKMKEEWPDVIILDIEMPRMDGLTFLRQLSKQRPTPVVLCSSHAEKNARVTLEAYSLGAAEAIAKPKFGLRDFLSESAEEILRAVKSAARADVRKLFPLTTGARLAAPVSVVQPEPAITVAREATVEPAAAGSALILIGASTGGTTALEQILSELPAGCPPILIVQHMPENFTHAFAQRLDQRCALTVREAADGETLQAGLCLLAPGGKHMRLSPGGRNVQIFDGPLVNRHRPSVDVLFESAARRPETGGVLALLLTGMGGDGSRGLLHLREAGAMTIGQDRESSVVYGMAAEAMKLGAVQQELPLARMPAAIVEFAAGRRRAAG